One window of the Pseudarthrobacter sp. ATCC 49987 genome contains the following:
- a CDS encoding serine/threonine-protein kinase, which translates to MSSKRPVAPPPVIPGFTYISLLGSGGFSDVYLYEQDRPRRKVAVKVLLSDLKTEGARRRFESEANLMAQLSSHPYIVTIFEAEITDTGHSYLAMEYCSRPSLDVRYRRQGFSVDEVLAVGIQVASAVETAHRAGIAHRDIKPANILVTDYNRPALTDFGISGTLAGDADEDAGMSIPWSPPEQFTGHHVDGVLVDVWALGATLYTLLAGRSPFVLPGADNSQRELISRITNRPVPKLGRADVPESLELALSTAMAKSASSRYSSAHAFALALQRIQAELNLSVTSFEVLEEPRAEENHPDDGFEETRVRSVASIDPDATGNVPTFPARFPGTDTSSTVDNATTYNGAANNGAANNLATVQRPPAMPAFDAPGSAGPPAGAAAPDDDLAATVNRSSAAAPAGGPDDGAGEHPAGHGRRNLLLSVVGGTVLVAAVVLGIVAGTTRPGPAPKATDQVSKPPADALDNGTVPDVTALAGVAGPAGKVSFTWTNPQPKPGDSYKWRVHTLKGDGDYQSSAGPAAEIAANPAEPSCIQVMIVRSDGASSPLGPDSIACVSK; encoded by the coding sequence GTGAGCTCAAAACGGCCCGTAGCCCCGCCGCCAGTCATTCCGGGCTTCACCTACATCAGCCTGCTCGGCTCCGGCGGCTTCTCCGACGTCTACCTCTACGAACAGGACCGGCCGCGCCGCAAGGTCGCCGTCAAGGTGCTGCTTTCGGACCTGAAAACCGAAGGCGCCCGCCGCCGCTTCGAATCCGAAGCGAACCTGATGGCCCAGCTGTCCTCGCACCCGTACATCGTGACGATCTTCGAAGCCGAGATCACCGACACCGGGCACTCCTACCTCGCCATGGAGTACTGCTCCCGGCCCAGCCTGGACGTCCGGTACCGGCGGCAGGGCTTCAGCGTGGATGAGGTCCTCGCCGTCGGTATCCAGGTGGCGTCCGCCGTCGAGACCGCCCACCGGGCCGGGATCGCACACCGCGACATCAAGCCCGCCAACATCCTGGTTACTGACTACAACCGGCCGGCCCTGACCGACTTCGGCATCTCCGGCACCCTCGCCGGGGACGCCGATGAGGACGCTGGCATGTCCATCCCGTGGTCCCCGCCGGAGCAGTTCACCGGCCACCACGTCGACGGCGTCCTGGTGGACGTCTGGGCCCTCGGCGCCACGCTTTACACCCTGCTGGCCGGGCGGTCCCCGTTTGTGCTGCCGGGGGCGGACAACTCCCAGCGTGAGCTGATCTCCCGGATCACCAACCGGCCGGTGCCGAAACTGGGCCGCGCCGATGTGCCGGAATCCCTGGAACTGGCGCTCTCGACGGCGATGGCCAAGTCCGCCTCCTCCCGCTACTCCTCGGCGCACGCCTTCGCCCTGGCCCTTCAGCGGATCCAGGCCGAACTGAACCTCTCCGTGACATCGTTCGAAGTCCTGGAGGAGCCGCGCGCCGAGGAAAACCACCCGGATGACGGCTTCGAGGAAACCCGGGTCCGCAGCGTCGCCTCGATCGACCCGGACGCCACCGGCAACGTCCCGACTTTCCCGGCCAGGTTCCCCGGCACGGACACCAGTTCCACGGTCGACAACGCCACAACCTACAACGGGGCCGCCAACAACGGGGCCGCCAACAACCTCGCCACCGTCCAGCGCCCGCCGGCGATGCCCGCCTTCGACGCGCCGGGGAGCGCCGGTCCTCCTGCCGGCGCCGCCGCCCCCGACGACGACCTCGCGGCCACTGTCAACCGCTCCAGTGCGGCGGCCCCCGCAGGCGGCCCGGACGACGGCGCGGGGGAGCACCCGGCCGGCCACGGCCGCCGCAACCTGCTGCTCTCGGTCGTCGGCGGCACCGTCCTGGTGGCCGCCGTCGTCCTCGGAATCGTGGCGGGCACCACCCGGCCCGGGCCGGCACCGAAAGCCACGGACCAGGTCAGCAAACCGCCCGCGGACGCGCTGGACAACGGCACCGTCCCGGACGTCACCGCGCTGGCAGGGGTGGCCGGCCCGGCCGGAAAGGTCAGCTTCACCTGGACCAATCCGCAGCCCAAACCCGGCGACAGCTACAAGTGGCGGGTCCACACACTCAAGGGCGACGGCGACTACCAGTCATCCGCCGGGCCGGCCGCCGAGATTGCGGCGAATCCGGCCGAACCCAGCTGCATCCAGGTCATGATCGTCCGCAGCGACGGGGCATCCTCGCCGCTGGGACCGGATTCCATCGCCTGCGTCAGCAAATAG